Below is a window of 'Nostoc azollae' 0708 DNA.
TAATTTTGCAGCGTTTAAATTTGCACCTTGCAGATTGGCACCATTGAGATTTGCACCTTCCAGATTCGCAGCAGTCAAGCCGGCTGAACTTAAATTAGTTTTACCCAATTTCGCCCCTTGCAAGTTAGCTAAAAATAACTTAGCACCAGACAAATTAGCAGCTTTGAGAGTTGCTTGTTGCAAATTGGCTTTATACAAGTTAGCAGCTTGTAAATTAGCTGAACGCAAACTTGCACCACACAAATTAGCTGAACGTAGGTTTACTCCATATAAATTAGCGAGATTCAGATTTGCCCGATTCAAATTAACTCCCCGTAAACTCGCTTTAAATAAGTTGGCTTCATAAAGAATCGAACCAATAAGTTTTGCACCATCCAAGTCTGCTTCACTTAAATCAACTTCCCGCAAGTCTGCACCACACAAATCAGATCCGCGCAAATCCACTCTTTGTAGTTTACCTCCTGCTAAGTCTACTCGTCTGATGTCAGTATTGCGTAAATCCAGTTTTTGATTTTCTCGGTCTTGTTGAAAATTGCGTCTACCGATGACAGTCAAAGCAGCTTGAATATCAGTACGAAGTTTAAAAGATTCCCATGAGAGAGAATAATCTACTGATTGTTGACGACGCACTCTGTCACGATTTTTCCCGAAATCAATCGCCATGATATCTTCTGGTTTTTGTGGCTTTCGCTCCGGTTGTACAGGTGCATTTTCACGAACAAAAGCAGTGAGAATTTCCATAATTGTCCAGTGTTCTTGAGGGAAATCCTGGGCAATTCTTTCCAAGGCATAAATAGCACCTATGCGCGTTTCTACCTTTTCATGTCCTAACTGAGCAATAGAGCCAATAAATCGTTCTGCAATGAGTTTGTCTTGGGTGAGTTTAGTATTTTCA
It encodes the following:
- a CDS encoding pentapeptide repeat-containing protein; protein product: MSAKKTDATLHWLLTIILIVALSLILIVFASTNIEKLSLQQRIANKNQALTTTAIVFLGLAVALNAYYAAKRNQVMERNAITAEKTLAIGIENTKLTQDKLIAERFIGSIAQLGHEKVETRIGAIYALERIAQDFPQEHWTIMEILTAFVRENAPVQPERKPQKPEDIMAIDFGKNRDRVRRQQSVDYSLSWESFKLRTDIQAALTVIGRRNFQQDRENQKLDLRNTDIRRVDLAGGKLQRVDLRGSDLCGADLREVDLSEADLDGAKLIGSILYEANLFKASLRGVNLNRANLNLANLYGVNLRSANLCGASLRSANLQAANLYKANLQQATLKAANLSGAKLFLANLQGAKLGKTNLSSAGLTAANLEGANLNGANLQGANLNAAKLQQTDIYFANLSEASLTEADLHNANLMGANLSLATLDEADLSWANLMGANLSGAHLCDVKLTGAILTGAKNLESEQIVMALGDWTTRLPDYIDYIEAPASWLQSV